A region of Plantactinospora sp. BC1 DNA encodes the following proteins:
- a CDS encoding YggS family pyridoxal phosphate-dependent enzyme — protein MTEPPLPAPDDERRAELAANLARVRSRIDAACSSAGRDPADVTMVAVTKTYPASDVALLAGLGVRDVGENRDQEAAPKAAEVAATGARVRWHFVGQLQRNKARSVVRYADLVHSVDSVRLAGALADAAARHREHPLEVLVQVNLDGAADRGGALVGGDDPDRGVDQVAAAVAGSDRLRLAGVMAVAPLGADPEPAFARLAEVAARLRAGYPEAVAVSAGMSGDLEAAIAHGATHVRIGSALLGMRSTLR, from the coding sequence ATGACCGAACCACCCCTCCCGGCGCCGGACGACGAGCGCCGGGCAGAACTCGCGGCCAACCTGGCCCGGGTACGTTCCCGGATCGACGCCGCCTGCTCGTCGGCGGGGCGGGATCCGGCCGACGTCACCATGGTCGCGGTGACCAAGACCTATCCGGCCTCCGACGTGGCGCTGCTGGCCGGGCTCGGCGTGCGTGACGTGGGGGAGAACCGCGACCAGGAGGCGGCACCGAAGGCGGCCGAGGTGGCGGCGACCGGTGCCCGGGTGCGGTGGCACTTCGTCGGGCAGCTTCAGCGCAACAAGGCCCGCTCCGTCGTCCGGTACGCCGACCTGGTGCACTCGGTGGACAGCGTACGGCTGGCCGGCGCCCTCGCCGACGCGGCGGCGCGGCACCGGGAGCACCCGCTGGAGGTGCTGGTGCAGGTCAACCTGGACGGTGCCGCCGACCGGGGCGGTGCGCTGGTCGGCGGTGACGACCCGGACCGCGGAGTCGACCAGGTCGCGGCGGCGGTGGCCGGGTCGGACCGGCTGCGGCTGGCCGGGGTGATGGCGGTGGCCCCGCTCGGTGCGGATCCGGAGCCGGCCTTCGCCAGGTTGGCCGAGGTCGCCGCCAGGCTGCGGGCCGGATATCCGGAGGCGGTCGCGGTCTCGGCCGGGATGAGTGGTGACCTGGAGGCGGCGATCGCGCACGGCGCGACACATGTGCGGATCGGCAGCGCGTTGCTCGGAATGCGTAGCACGCTGCGGTAG
- a CDS encoding DUF167 domain-containing protein, with protein sequence MTGPAVLTVAVRVKPGASRARVGGRFDGPYGPALVIAVHPPAADGRATEAARRALAEALRLRPAAVRLRTGAASRDKLFLVDGADPDLDARLRQLRDGPAR encoded by the coding sequence GTGACCGGGCCGGCGGTGCTGACCGTCGCGGTCCGGGTCAAGCCCGGGGCGTCCCGGGCCCGGGTCGGCGGCCGGTTCGACGGCCCGTACGGACCCGCGCTGGTGATCGCGGTACATCCACCGGCGGCCGACGGCCGGGCCACCGAGGCGGCCCGGCGGGCGCTCGCCGAGGCGCTCCGGCTGCGGCCGGCGGCGGTGCGCCTGCGTACCGGCGCTGCCAGCCGCGACAAGCTCTTCCTGGTCGACGGGGCCGATCCCGACCTCGACGCGCGGCTGCGCCAACTGCGCGACGGACCGGCACGGTGA
- a CDS encoding DivIVA domain-containing protein → MPLTPADVHNVAFKKPPIGKRGYDEEEVDAFLDEVERELARLIEENNELRAQVERGGRGGAPAGPGPDPRLAAELNDVKAQLDRVQRDKAAAEQAARAMQAELEQVRAQGGPAVGGGDGEQQALRVLMMAQRTADDHVSDARREADQLLSEARTKAEEVTREARAKADALERDARQRHQEAMGGLDAKRTALQKHIEELKQFEREYRTRLKAYLESQLRDLDGRGQGLEVEMTRTDGNRSGGSTPGLATAGLANSYGGSGRSGALETGR, encoded by the coding sequence ATGCCGCTGACCCCGGCCGACGTGCACAACGTCGCCTTCAAGAAGCCGCCTATCGGCAAGCGGGGGTATGACGAGGAGGAAGTCGACGCGTTTCTGGACGAGGTCGAGCGTGAGCTCGCCCGTCTGATCGAGGAGAACAACGAGCTGCGCGCCCAGGTGGAGCGCGGTGGCCGTGGCGGCGCACCAGCCGGCCCGGGCCCCGACCCACGGCTGGCCGCCGAGCTCAACGACGTCAAGGCCCAGCTCGACCGGGTGCAGCGCGACAAGGCCGCGGCCGAGCAGGCCGCCCGGGCGATGCAGGCCGAGCTGGAGCAGGTCCGGGCCCAGGGCGGCCCGGCGGTCGGCGGCGGCGACGGGGAGCAGCAGGCGCTCCGGGTGCTGATGATGGCGCAGCGCACGGCGGACGACCACGTCTCCGACGCGCGCCGCGAGGCGGACCAGCTCCTCTCCGAGGCCCGCACCAAGGCCGAGGAGGTCACCCGTGAGGCGCGGGCCAAGGCCGACGCGCTGGAGCGGGACGCCCGCCAGCGGCACCAGGAGGCGATGGGCGGGCTGGACGCCAAGCGCACCGCCTTGCAGAAGCACATCGAGGAGCTCAAGCAGTTCGAGCGCGAGTACCGCACCCGGCTCAAGGCGTACCTGGAGAGCCAGTTGCGGGACCTCGACGGGCGTGGCCAGGGCCTTGAGGTGGAGATGACCCGGACCGACGGCAATCGGTCCGGCGGCAGCACCCCCGGCCTCGCCACCGCGGGCCTGGCGAACTCGTACGGCGGGAGCGGGCGCTCCGGCGCACTCGAGACCGGGCGCTGA
- a CDS encoding cell division protein FtsQ/DivIB has protein sequence MSPGTSRGRSGGPAPGGRAGGPGQGGRGAGGRGAGRSVRGGPAVGGARSGAGRPPAGRSGTGRGADRGWRLVRAGTDAVPPSVRRFTRRARQRRVRAALPWTVLAGVLVLSLAGAAIVYATPLLGFRTLRVVGTTLVTDDQVRQAASVTEGVPLARVDLDGVRARVAELPPVARVTVSRQWPNTLRVEVVERTPVAAVPQNRRFLVIDAAGVVFQTRSDRPAGLPLARLRTPGPDDTATEGALTVLANLTPELRERLVELVVEGPARITVKLRGGRTVLWGDASRSDAKAQVATSLLAREGETIDVRTPDVVTIR, from the coding sequence ATGAGTCCGGGCACGTCCCGGGGCCGCTCCGGCGGTCCGGCTCCGGGTGGTCGCGCCGGCGGTCCCGGGCAGGGTGGCCGGGGAGCCGGCGGGCGTGGCGCGGGCCGTTCGGTCCGGGGTGGTCCGGCCGTCGGCGGTGCCCGGTCCGGCGCGGGTCGTCCGCCGGCCGGCCGGTCGGGTACGGGTCGTGGCGCCGACCGGGGCTGGCGGCTGGTCCGGGCCGGCACCGACGCGGTGCCTCCGTCGGTACGCCGGTTCACCCGCCGGGCCCGGCAGCGGCGGGTACGGGCCGCGCTGCCGTGGACGGTGCTCGCCGGAGTGCTGGTGCTCAGCCTGGCCGGTGCCGCGATCGTGTACGCCACCCCGCTCCTCGGCTTCCGTACCCTGCGGGTCGTCGGCACCACGCTGGTCACCGACGACCAGGTACGCCAGGCGGCCTCGGTGACCGAGGGCGTTCCGCTGGCCCGGGTCGACCTCGACGGGGTCCGGGCCAGGGTCGCCGAGCTGCCGCCGGTGGCCCGGGTGACGGTCTCCCGGCAGTGGCCGAACACCCTGCGGGTGGAGGTGGTGGAGCGCACCCCGGTCGCGGCGGTGCCGCAGAACCGGCGCTTCCTCGTCATCGACGCCGCCGGGGTGGTCTTCCAGACCCGGTCGGACCGGCCGGCGGGGCTGCCGCTGGCCCGGCTCCGCACGCCCGGCCCCGACGACACCGCCACCGAGGGGGCGTTGACCGTGCTGGCCAACCTGACCCCGGAGCTGCGGGAGCGCCTCGTCGAGCTGGTGGTGGAGGGTCCGGCCCGGATCACCGTGAAGCTGCGCGGCGGCCGTACGGTGCTCTGGGGCGACGCCTCGCGCAGCGACGCGAAGGCGCAGGTGGCGACGTCGTTGCTGGCCCGCGAGGGGGAGACCATCGACGTACGCACGCCGGACGTGGTGACCATCCGCTGA
- the ftsZ gene encoding cell division protein FtsZ, whose protein sequence is MTPPHNYLAVIKVVGIGGGGVNAVNRMIEVGLKGVEFIAINTDAQALLMSDADVKLDVGRELTRGLGAGANPDVGKNAAEDHRDEIEEVLKGADMVFVTCGEGGGTGTGGAPVVANIARKLGALTIGVVTRPFSFEGKRRQVQAEAGIDELRNQCDTLIVIPNDRLLALGDRGISMMDAFRQADQVLLSGVQGITDLITTPGLINLDFADVKSVMSGAGSALMGIGSARGDNRAVEAAEAAISSPLLEQSMDGARGVLLSIAGGSDLGLFEINDAAQLVTDAAHPDANIIFGAVIDDALGDEVRVTVIAAGFDGGTPAYKPVEQARKVSPPAVAPVSPPPPPPVQAPRRVLFDDVDVPDFLKNGS, encoded by the coding sequence ATGACACCTCCGCACAACTACCTGGCGGTCATCAAGGTCGTCGGCATCGGCGGCGGCGGCGTCAACGCCGTCAACCGGATGATCGAGGTCGGGCTCAAGGGCGTCGAGTTCATCGCGATCAACACCGATGCACAGGCCCTGCTGATGAGTGACGCCGACGTCAAGCTCGACGTCGGCCGGGAACTGACCCGGGGGCTGGGTGCCGGCGCCAACCCGGACGTCGGCAAGAACGCCGCCGAGGACCACCGCGACGAGATCGAGGAGGTGCTCAAGGGCGCCGACATGGTCTTCGTGACCTGCGGCGAGGGCGGCGGCACGGGTACCGGCGGCGCGCCCGTGGTGGCGAACATCGCCCGCAAGCTCGGCGCGCTCACCATCGGTGTGGTGACCCGGCCGTTCTCGTTCGAGGGCAAGCGCCGGCAGGTGCAGGCCGAGGCCGGCATCGACGAGCTGCGCAACCAGTGCGACACCCTGATCGTCATCCCGAACGACCGGCTGCTCGCCCTCGGCGACCGCGGCATCAGCATGATGGACGCGTTCCGGCAGGCCGACCAGGTGCTGCTCTCCGGTGTGCAGGGGATCACCGACCTGATCACCACGCCGGGTCTGATCAACCTGGACTTCGCCGACGTCAAGAGCGTGATGAGCGGCGCCGGCAGCGCGCTGATGGGCATCGGCAGCGCCCGGGGTGACAACCGGGCGGTGGAGGCGGCCGAGGCGGCCATCTCCAGCCCGCTGCTGGAGCAGAGCATGGACGGTGCCCGGGGCGTGCTGCTCTCCATCGCGGGCGGCTCCGACCTCGGCCTCTTCGAGATCAACGACGCGGCGCAACTGGTCACCGACGCCGCCCACCCGGACGCGAACATCATCTTCGGTGCCGTGATCGACGACGCCCTCGGCGACGAGGTCCGGGTCACCGTGATCGCGGCGGGCTTCGACGGTGGCACTCCGGCGTACAAGCCGGTGGAGCAGGCCCGCAAGGTCAGCCCGCCGGCCGTCGCGCCGGTCTCGCCGCCCCCTCCGCCGCCGGTGCAGGCCCCGCGTCGGGTGCTCTTCGACGACGTGGACGTGCCGGACTTCCTCAAGAACGGTTCCTGA
- a CDS encoding YggT family protein — protein MPILFQVLYLILYVFLLVLLARFVLSAVLQYGRRWQPSRGASAGMESVWSVTDPPLKALRRVIPPLRIGTVSIDLASLVLLVILFVLMEFVLRPLIFS, from the coding sequence CTGCCCATCCTGTTTCAGGTCCTCTACCTGATTCTCTACGTCTTCCTCCTGGTGCTTTTGGCCCGGTTTGTCCTAAGTGCCGTCCTCCAGTACGGTCGCCGCTGGCAGCCGAGCCGGGGGGCGTCGGCAGGAATGGAGTCGGTGTGGAGCGTCACTGATCCGCCTCTCAAGGCGTTGAGGCGTGTGATCCCTCCATTGCGAATTGGTACCGTGAGCATCGACCTGGCCTCCCTTGTGCTCCTGGTTATCCTGTTCGTGCTGATGGAGTTCGTGTTAAGGCCGTTGATCTTCAGTTGA
- a CDS encoding potassium/proton antiporter: MTDRLDVALLIGAAVLLVAVGAVRLSTRLGVPSLLVYLAIGVAIGESGLGIRFDDAELTRALGFCALIVIIAEGGLTARWSTLRPVLGISVTLATVGVVVSIGVVGVVVHALLGLDWRLALLYGAVLSSTDAAAVFATLRWLRLPRRLVTTLEAESGMNDAPVVLLVVLLSTSSLAGHVWWYEVLLVCYELAVGAVLGFGVGMLGRWTLRRAALPSSGLYPIAAVGLTVLAYGVATVLHASGFIAVYVAGVVLGNSRLPHRQAILGFADGLAWLAQIGLFVLLGLLSSPGRLEDALWPAVVTGLALTFLARPLSVLVSVAGFRVGLREQAFLSWAGLRGAVPIVLATIPLSEGLPGADLLFDTVFVLVVIFTLVQAGTLAPVARRFGIIAPAELTELRVETAPLERMQADLLQLEIPPGSRLVGVHLDELRLPVGASVTLVSRDGVGFVPGPDTRLKVGDSLLIVATARVRDEVERRLRAVNRRGRLARWFGESGDDRGK; this comes from the coding sequence GTGACCGATCGGCTCGACGTCGCCCTGCTGATCGGCGCGGCGGTACTGCTCGTCGCCGTCGGCGCTGTCCGGCTCTCGACCCGGCTCGGCGTGCCGAGCCTGTTGGTCTATCTCGCCATCGGGGTGGCGATCGGCGAGTCCGGCCTCGGCATCCGGTTCGACGACGCCGAGCTGACCCGGGCACTCGGCTTCTGCGCGCTGATCGTGATCATCGCCGAGGGTGGCCTGACCGCCCGGTGGAGCACCCTGCGACCCGTGCTCGGCATCTCCGTCACGCTGGCCACCGTCGGCGTGGTGGTCAGCATCGGGGTGGTCGGGGTGGTGGTGCACGCCCTGCTCGGGCTGGACTGGCGGCTCGCACTGCTCTACGGGGCGGTGCTCTCCTCCACCGACGCGGCGGCGGTCTTCGCCACGCTGCGCTGGCTGCGGCTGCCGCGCCGGCTGGTGACCACCCTGGAGGCCGAGTCGGGGATGAACGACGCCCCGGTGGTACTGCTGGTGGTGCTCCTCTCCACCTCGTCGCTGGCCGGGCACGTCTGGTGGTACGAGGTGCTGCTGGTCTGCTACGAGCTCGCCGTCGGCGCCGTACTCGGCTTCGGGGTGGGAATGCTCGGGCGCTGGACGTTGCGCCGGGCCGCCCTGCCCTCCTCCGGGCTCTATCCGATCGCGGCGGTCGGCCTCACCGTGCTGGCGTACGGGGTGGCGACCGTGTTGCACGCCTCCGGCTTCATCGCGGTCTACGTCGCCGGGGTGGTGCTGGGCAATTCGCGGTTGCCGCACCGGCAGGCGATTCTCGGCTTCGCCGACGGGCTGGCCTGGCTGGCCCAGATCGGCCTCTTCGTGCTGCTCGGCCTGCTCAGTTCGCCGGGCCGGCTGGAGGACGCGCTCTGGCCGGCCGTGGTGACCGGGCTGGCCCTGACCTTCCTGGCCCGGCCGCTGTCGGTACTGGTCAGCGTGGCCGGGTTCCGGGTGGGGCTGCGGGAGCAGGCGTTCCTGTCCTGGGCCGGACTGCGCGGGGCGGTGCCGATCGTGCTCGCCACCATTCCGCTCTCCGAGGGGCTGCCCGGCGCCGACCTGCTCTTCGACACCGTCTTCGTACTGGTGGTGATCTTCACTCTGGTGCAGGCCGGCACCCTCGCCCCGGTGGCTCGCCGGTTCGGGATCATCGCCCCGGCCGAGTTGACCGAGCTGCGGGTGGAGACCGCTCCACTGGAGCGGATGCAGGCGGACCTGTTGCAGTTGGAGATCCCGCCGGGCTCGCGGCTGGTCGGCGTGCACCTGGACGAGCTGCGGTTGCCGGTGGGTGCCTCGGTCACCCTGGTCTCCCGGGACGGGGTCGGGTTCGTGCCCGGGCCGGACACCCGGCTGAAGGTCGGGGACAGCTTGTTGATCGTGGCGACCGCCCGGGTCCGGGACGAGGTGGAGCGCCGGCTCCGGGCGGTGAACCGGCGCGGTCGACTGGCCCGGTGGTTTGGGGAGTCCGGCGACGATCGCGGCAAATAG
- a CDS encoding cell division protein SepF — translation MGALRKAGVWLGLVEEDDERAYDDGGYEKSGYRESRYRQSRYADEFADEDEEQDEAPPPRPRAGERTRLAERNVGRSVEHDRDRVDGDRPERTERAERSSVRSISRPSGTEPSSALTYQTRDNLALAPQAQLRERPVPVEQPEQRYQITTLHVTTYREGRTIGEHFRDGVPVIINLTEMDEADARRLVDFAAGLAFGLRGTIERVTNRVFLLSPANVQVTAEDKAKIAEGGFFSLS, via the coding sequence ATGGGTGCACTGCGCAAGGCGGGGGTCTGGCTCGGGCTCGTCGAGGAGGACGACGAGCGGGCCTACGACGACGGTGGCTACGAGAAGAGTGGCTACCGCGAGTCGCGTTACCGGCAGAGCCGGTACGCCGACGAGTTCGCCGACGAGGACGAGGAGCAGGACGAGGCGCCGCCGCCCCGGCCCCGGGCCGGTGAGCGGACCCGGCTCGCCGAGCGCAACGTCGGCCGCTCCGTCGAGCACGACCGTGACCGCGTCGACGGTGACCGTCCGGAGCGGACCGAGCGCGCGGAGCGATCGAGCGTGCGGTCGATCAGCCGGCCGAGCGGCACCGAGCCGTCCAGCGCGTTGACGTACCAGACCCGGGACAATCTCGCGCTCGCCCCGCAGGCCCAGTTGCGGGAGCGGCCCGTGCCGGTGGAGCAGCCGGAGCAGCGCTACCAGATCACGACGCTGCACGTCACCACCTATCGCGAGGGTCGCACCATCGGCGAGCACTTCCGGGACGGCGTCCCGGTGATCATCAACCTCACCGAGATGGACGAGGCCGATGCCCGCCGATTGGTCGATTTCGCCGCCGGTCTGGCGTTCGGGCTGCGCGGTACGATCGAGCGCGTGACCAACCGGGTGTTCCTACTCTCACCGGCTAACGTCCAGGTCACCGCGGAGGACAAGGCCAAGATCGCTGAGGGTGGGTTTTTCAGCCTGAGCTAG
- a CDS encoding TraR/DksA C4-type zinc finger protein, whose translation MAKPAETRTAGRKSAPKTSRSAAETEKIRAALAARRDELRAEYDQTLSEITELQRDRLTDSAGDDQADTGTKTFEREQEISLANSILERITQVERALERLDEGSYGWCERCGNPIPVERLAAFPSATLCVSCKQLEERR comes from the coding sequence ATGGCTAAGCCAGCAGAGACCAGGACCGCCGGGCGCAAGTCGGCCCCGAAGACGTCGCGCAGCGCCGCGGAGACCGAGAAGATCCGTGCCGCGCTGGCGGCCCGCCGGGACGAACTCCGTGCCGAGTACGATCAGACGCTGAGCGAGATCACCGAGCTGCAGCGCGACCGGTTGACCGACTCGGCCGGGGACGACCAGGCCGACACCGGCACCAAGACGTTCGAGCGGGAGCAGGAGATCTCCCTCGCCAACAGCATCCTGGAACGCATCACACAGGTGGAGCGGGCCCTGGAGCGGCTTGACGAGGGCAGCTACGGCTGGTGCGAGCGGTGCGGCAACCCGATCCCGGTGGAGCGGCTCGCCGCGTTCCCCTCCGCCACGCTGTGCGTCTCGTGCAAGCAGTTGGAGGAACGCCGGTGA